A genomic segment from Bubalus kerabau isolate K-KA32 ecotype Philippines breed swamp buffalo chromosome 14, PCC_UOA_SB_1v2, whole genome shotgun sequence encodes:
- the TRMT12 gene encoding tRNA wybutosine-synthesizing protein 2 homolog has protein sequence MGGCAEAEQRECRGRSRRECGASNMEGAGGKPTDVVAVVTEPRFTQRYREYLEKQKLLDRQHRVKKLRDGTVALPVLREALLEQHLRELRNRVAPGSTCVLTQLLDPVPSKKAQSYSPAQRLCLEVSRWVEGRGVTWSAELEADLPRSWQRHGDLLLLSEDCFQAKQWRHLEPELWETVASALGAQRLAKRGRVSPDSTRTPAVSLLLGDHGWVEHVDNGIRYKFDVTQCMFSFGNITEKLRVASLPCAGEVLVDLYAGIGYFTLPFLVHAEAAFVHACEWNPHAVVALRNNLELNGVADRCQIHFGDNRKLKLSNVADRVNLGLIPSSEEGWPIACRVLKQDAGGILHIHQNVESFPGKTLQPPGSSEMEEHWPSPRQIISNQLKNGATSDSRRKTLSVATKPEWQRWAKAAETRIATLLHQVHEKQWKTQILHIQPVKSYAPHVDHIVLDLECRPYHLVG, from the coding sequence atgGGTGGATGTGCAGAGGCAGAGCAGAGGGAGTGTCGTGGAAGGAGTCGGAGAGAATGTGGGGCCAGCAACATGGAAGGGGCAGGCGGGAAGCCCACAGATGTTGTTGCAGTTGTGACTGAGCCTCGATTTACTCAGCGATACAGGGAATATCTCGAGAAGCAGAAACTCCTGGATAGACAGCACCGTGTGAAAAAGCTGCGGGATGGCACCGTGGCGCTACCGGTTCTGAGAGAGGCCCTCCTTGAGCAGCATCTGCGAGAGCTGCGGAATCGTGTGGCTCCAGGCAGCACCTGTGTGCTGACGCAGCTCCTGGATCCAGTTCCTTCAAAGAAGGCCCAGAGTTACTCACCTGCCCAAAGGCTGTGTCTTGAGGTTAGTCGCTGGGTAGAGGGCCGCGGAGTGACGTGGTCGGCCGAGTTGGAGGCTGACCTGCCCCGATCTTGGCAACGACACGGTGACCTCTTGTTGCTGAGTGAGGACTGTTTCCAAGCCAAGCAATGGAGACATCTGGAACcagaactctgggagacggtTGCCTCGGCACTTGGCGCCCAGCGTTTGGCCAAACGAGGGCGGGTGTCCCCGGATAGCACTCGGACTCCAGCAGTGAGTCTGCTGCTGGGCGACCACGGCTGGGTAGAGCATGTGGATAATGGGATTCGGTATAAGTTTGACGTGACCCAGTGCATGTTCTCCTTCGGAAACATCACTGAGAAGCTTCGTGTGGCGTCGCTGCCCTGCGCCGGAGAAGTGCTGGTGGATCTCTATGCGGGAATTGGTTATTTTACCTTGCCTTTCCTAGTTCATGCCGAGGCTGCTTTCGTCCACGCTTGTGAGTGGAATCCCCATGCGGTAGTTGCTCTGAGAAATAACCTTGAACTCAATGGAGTAGCTGATCGATGCCAAATACACTTTGGGGATAACAGAAAACTGAAGCTATCAAACGTTGCCGACCGGGTGAATCTGGGGCTGATTCCCAGCTCTGAAGAAGGCTGGCCCATTGCCTGCAGAGTGCTAAAACAGGATGCTGGAGGCATTTTGCATATTCACCAAAATGTGGAGTCTTTCCCAGGGAAGACTCTCCAGCCTCCTGGAAGCAGTGAGATGGAGGAGCATTGGCCTTCTCCTCGTCAGATTATCAGCAACCAGTTGAAAAATGGAGCTACCAGTGATTCTAGGAGGAAAACGCTGTCAGTGGCCACCAAGCCAGAGTGGCAGAGGTGGGCCAAAGCTGCAGAGACTCGAATTGCCACTCTTCTTCATCAGGTGCATGAAAAACAGTGGAAGACACAAATCTTGCACATCCAACCAGTGAAATCCTATGCTCCCCACGTGGATCACATAGTCTTGGATTTGGAATGCCGCCCCTATCATCTAGTTGGCTAG